A single genomic interval of Lathyrus oleraceus cultivar Zhongwan6 chromosome 7, CAAS_Psat_ZW6_1.0, whole genome shotgun sequence harbors:
- the LOC127104182 gene encoding myosin-8 encodes MNFEFVSLLVSFTRYGWCDIENYSRCSSSEGNSPLRMTISSGRRVNCDIGIRSSSSKENGQLRRIFSNGRQVNYDFGSFEQFCINLTNEKLQQHFNQHVFKMEQEEYTKEEIDWSYIEFVDNQDVLDLIEKKPGGVIALLDEACMFPRSTHETFAEKLYQTLKDNKRFSKPKLSRTDFTINHYAGDVTYQTDLFLDKNKDYVVPEHVALLCASKCSFVSGFFPPLHEESTKSTKFSSIATQFKQQLQSLLETLSATKPHYICCVKPNNLLKPGIFENNDVLQQLRCGGVMEAIRISCAGYPTRKNFDEFVRRFSMMEPKVLKSCPDEMTACKRLLDKANLKDYQVTLNHR; translated from the exons atgaattttgaatTTGTTAGTTTATTAGTCTCTTTTACACGGTATGGATGGTGTGATATTGAAAATTATAGTCGCTGTTCTTCTAGTGAAGGAAATAGCCCATTGAGAATGACCATTTCTAGTGGAAGACGTGTGAATTGTGATATAGGAAT TCGATCTTCTTCTAGTAAAGAAAATGGTCAATTGAGAAGGATTTTTTCCAATGGAAGACAAGTGAATTATGATTTTGGAAG CTTCGAGCAATTTtgtatcaatttgacaaatgAGAAGTTACAGCAGCATTTCAACCAG CATGTCTTCAAAATGGAGCAAGAGGAATATACAAAGGAAGAAATTGATTGGAGTTATATAGAGTTCGTTGATAATCAAGATGTTCTCGATCTTATTGAGAAG AAACCTGGCGGCGTTATTGCTCTTCTGGACGAGGCCTG TATGTTTCCAAGATCAACGCACGAAACATTTGCTGAAAAGCTATATCAAACACTTAAGGACAATAAGCGATTCAGCAAACCGAAGTTGTCACGAACTGACTTCACCATCAATCACTATGCTGGTGAT GTCACGTATCAAACTGATCTTTTCCTTGATAAAAACAAAGACTACGTTGTTCCGGAACATGTTGCGCTGCTCTGTGCTTCCAAGTGCTCCTTTGTTTCAGGATTTTTCCCACCTTTACACGAGGAAAGTACTAAATCAACAAAGTTTTCTTCTATAGCCACTCAGTTTAAG CAACAACTGCAATCTTTGCTTGAAACATTGAGTGCGACTAAGCCACACTACATTTGTTGTGTAAAGCCAAATAATCTTCTTAAGCCGGGGATATTTGAGAACAACGATGTGTTACAGCAGCTTCGATGTGGG GGTGTAATGGAGGCAATTAGGATAAGTTGCGCTGGATATCCAACTCGAAAGAACTTTGATGAATTTGTTCGGCGGTTTAGTATGATGGAACCTAAGGTTCTAAAATCATG TCCTGATGAGATGACGGCTTGCAAGAGACTTCTAGATAAAGCAAACCTTAAAGATTATCAG GTTACATTGAATCATAGATGA
- the LOC127100616 gene encoding protein translation factor SUI1 homolog translates to MSEFDTNIPTTFDPFAEANAEDSGAGAGTKEYVHVRVQQRNGRKSLTTVQGLKKEYSYSKILKDLKKEFCCNGTVVEDPELGQVIQLQGDQRKNVSTFLVQAGIVKKENIKLHGF, encoded by the exons ATGTCTGAGTTTGACACAAACATCCCAACAACTTTTG ATCCCTTTGCTGAGGCAAATGCTGAGGACTCTGGTGCCGGTGCCGGGACAAAAGAATATGTTCATGTCCGTGTACAACAGCGTAACGGAAGGAAAAGCTTAACAACTGTTCAAGGGTTAAAGAAAGAGTACAGCTATAGCAAGATACTCAAGGACCTGAAGAAAGAATTCTGCTGTAATGGTACTGTTGTCGAGGACCCTGAGTTGGGCCAG GTCATACAACTTCAGGGAGATCAAAGGAAGAATGTTTCTACTTTCCTTGTGCAG GCTGGCATTGTAAAGAAGGAGAATATCAAGCTTCATGGTTTCTAA